A single Camelus bactrianus isolate YW-2024 breed Bactrian camel chromosome 1, ASM4877302v1, whole genome shotgun sequence DNA region contains:
- the CPN2 gene encoding carboxypeptidase N subunit 2, with protein sequence MLLGAWLHWACLLLLAQLAQPCPVGCDCFIQEVFCSDEELAAIPLDIPSYATHIIFVETSFTTVGARAFSGSPNLTKVVFLNTNVCHFGPDAFGGLPRLEDLEITGSTFSNLSADVFSNLTSLGKFTLNFNMLEALPVGFFHHMDALESLQLQGNRLQTLTGTVFQPLRRLRTLNLAQNLLTQLPEELFDPLCSLQTLKLSNNALTGLPQGVFSNLGRLQELSLDGNSISELPSEVFAQLSRLEKLWLQRNAIRHLPSSVFSALRNLTFLNLQGNKLQTLPAGLFSRSPGLVSLSLSHNQLETVAEGAFANLSGLSFLTLSHNALTHLPASIFRDLEGLIKLYLGSNNLTALHPALFQNLSKLEVLSLSKNHLTTLPEGIFDTNYNLFNLALHGNPWQCDCHLAYLFNWLHQYSDRLFNIQTYCAGPAYLKGQVVPALKEEQLVCPVARDRLGFQAPRLEDREPGGGWDLAVEERAVRGRCTYSNTEGTVVLACDEAQCRWLNIQLSSRQGSGFPALALNASQEWDLKSSCGSVRVTVSIEARARKP encoded by the coding sequence CTGGCCCAgcttgcccagccctgccctgtgggGTGTGACTGTTTCATCCAGGAGGTGTTCTGCTCTGATGAGGAGCTGGCTGCCATCCCACTGGACATCCCCTCCTATGCTACACACATCATCTTCGTAGAGACCTCGTTCACCACGGTGGGAGCCAGGGCCTTCAGCGGCAGCCCCAACCTGACCAAGGTGGTCTTCCTCAACACCAACGTGTGCCACTTCGGGCCGGATGCCTTCGGGGGGCTGCCAAGGCTTGAGGACCTGGAGATCACTGGCAGCACCTTCTCCAACCTCAGCGCCGATGTCTTCTCCAACCTGACCTCATTGGGCAAGTTCACCCTCAATTTCAACATGCTGGAGGCTCTGCCTGTGGGCTTCTTCCACCATATGGATGCACTGGAGTCCCTCCAGCTTCAGGGAAACCGGCTCCAGACCCTGACCGGGACAGTCTTCCAGCCTCTGAGACGTCTGAGGACCCTCAACCTCGCTCAGAACCTCCTGACCCAGCTGCCCGAGGAGCTGTTTGACCCCCTCTGCAGCCTGCAGACCCTGAAGCTGAGCAACAATGCGCTGACTGGCTTGCCCCAGGGGGTGTTCAGCAATCTGGGCAGACTGCAGGAACTCTCCCTGGATGGCAACAGCATCTCCGAGCTGCCTTCGGAAGTGTTCGCGCAGCTGTCCCGCCTGGAGAAGCTGTGGCTGCAGCGCAACGCCATCAGGCACCTGCCCTCGTCCGTCTTCTCTGCCCTGCGCAACCTGACCTTCCTGAACCTGCAGGGGAACAAGCTGCAGACGTTGCCCGCCGGCCTCTTCTCCCGTTCCCCTGGCCTGGTCAGCCTGTCCTTGTCCCACAACCAGCTGGAAACTGTTGCCGAGGGGGCCTTTGCCAACCtatctggcctcagttttctcacgcTCTCACACAACGCCCTCACCCATCTCCCGGCTAGCATCTTCAGGGACCTGGAGGGGCTGATCAAACTCTACCTGGGTAGCAACAACCTGACGGCCTTGCACCCTGCCCTCTTTCAGAACCTGTCCAAACTTGAGGTGCTCAGCCTCTCCAAGAACCACCTGACCACGCTCCCGGAGGGCATCTTCGACACCAACTACAACCTGTTCAACCTCGCCCTCCATGGCAACCCTTGGCAGTGTGACTGCCACCTGGCCTACCTCTTCAACTGGTTGCACCAGTACAGCGACCGGCTCTTCAACATCCAGACCTACTGTGCCGGCCCCGCCTACCTGAAGGGCCAGGTGGTGCCTGCCTTGAAGGAGGAGCAGCTGGTGTGCCCCGTCGCTCGGGACCGCTTGGGCTTCCAGGCCCCGAGGCTGGAGGACAGGGAGCCAGGGGGTGGCTGGGATCTGGCTGTGGAGGAGAGGGCAGTGCGGGGCCGGTGCACCTACAGCAACACCGAGGGCACCGTGGTGCTGGCTTGTGATGAGGCCCAGTGTCGCTGGCTGAACATCCAGCTGTCCTCCAGGCAGGGCTCGGGCTTCCCAGCACTGGCGCTCAATGCCAGTCAGGAGTGGGACTTGAAGTCCAGCTGTGGCTCCGTGAGGGTCACTGTGTCCATTGAGGCCCGGGCAAGGAAGCCCTAG